The following proteins are co-located in the Candidatus Saganbacteria bacterium genome:
- a CDS encoding 50S ribosomal protein L10 — MTKGRTAPVKESKKKAVKEIREKINSSKILILTDYRGMTVKQVTELRRKLRANKAEYKVFKNTLVAKALPEGLSSLGTQLIGQVAIIFGSDEVVMPAKTLMQFIGEHEKPGLLVGVVENQIYADKQIKELAKLPSKQELLSKVVGAMKSPLYNIVSVMQGPLRKFVYALDEIRKQKSQGGEK; from the coding sequence ATGACAAAAGGAAGAACGGCTCCAGTAAAAGAAAGCAAAAAGAAAGCGGTGAAAGAGATCAGAGAAAAGATCAATTCATCAAAGATACTTATTTTGACCGATTACCGCGGGATGACGGTCAAGCAAGTGACGGAACTCCGCAGGAAGCTCCGCGCAAATAAGGCTGAATATAAAGTTTTCAAAAATACTTTGGTTGCTAAAGCCCTTCCGGAAGGATTGTCGTCCCTAGGGACGCAATTGATAGGACAAGTCGCGATTATTTTTGGGTCCGACGAAGTTGTCATGCCCGCGAAGACGCTTATGCAATTTATCGGCGAGCACGAAAAGCCGGGCCTTTTGGTCGGCGTTGTCGAAAATCAGATTTATGCCGACAAGCAGATTAAAGAATTAGCAAAACTGCCAAGCAAACAAGAGCTATTAAGCAAAGTTGTTGGCGCAATGAAGTCCCCCCTATACAATATTGTTTCAGTTATGCAGGGGCCGCTTCGAAAATTTGTTTATGCCTTGGATGAAATAAGAAAGCAGAAGTCACAGGGAGGTGAAAAGTAA
- a CDS encoding 50S ribosomal protein L1 — MNKTSKKYLEKTKTIDTSKKYSFADAVKLVKGTAWAKFPESVDLAITLNLPSKKPDSIRGLVTLPNGTGKTMKVAVLSRGDKLKEAEQAGADVFGADDLIERISKGFLDFDVLLATPDMMPQVGKLGKILGTKGLMPNPKSGTVTNDIAKSIKEFKAGKLEYRMEKGGVVHLLVGKISFELEKIKENLAVALNAVRKSKPSSVKGSFFKSATISSTMGPGIKLDLREMETEE, encoded by the coding sequence TTGAATAAGACAAGTAAAAAATATCTGGAAAAAACAAAAACAATAGATACTTCGAAGAAATATAGTTTTGCCGATGCGGTCAAGCTCGTGAAAGGAACCGCATGGGCAAAATTCCCGGAATCTGTTGATCTGGCTATTACATTAAATCTGCCTTCCAAAAAACCAGATTCGATAAGAGGCCTTGTTACGCTTCCAAACGGCACTGGAAAGACAATGAAAGTAGCCGTCCTCTCGCGCGGCGATAAGCTTAAAGAAGCCGAGCAGGCGGGTGCGGATGTTTTTGGGGCTGATGACTTGATCGAAAGAATAAGCAAGGGATTCCTTGATTTTGACGTTTTGCTTGCAACCCCGGATATGATGCCGCAAGTCGGAAAGCTTGGGAAAATATTGGGGACAAAGGGCTTGATGCCAAACCCGAAGTCCGGGACGGTAACAAACGATATCGCAAAATCCATCAAGGAATTCAAAGCGGGCAAGCTCGAATACAGGATGGAAAAAGGCGGAGTTGTCCACCTGCTTGTCGGCAAGATAAGCTTCGAGCTAGAAAAGATCAAGGAGAATTTAGCAGTTGCGCTTAATGCTGTTAGAAAAAGCAAGCCCTCGTCCGTTAAAGGGTCTTTTTTCAAGTCCGCGACTATCTCATCAACTATGGGGCCGGGCATAAAGCTCGACTTGCGCGAAATGGAGACCGAAGAATGA